From the genome of Geobacter sp. SVR, one region includes:
- a CDS encoding HD domain-containing phosphohydrolase, whose translation MKRPVRSTRTGRSSGRSQTPGRGGKEHEQPASPALKRSGKGPTPEQALEWSELRYRRLFETAQDGILILDPDTSTITDANPYLLELLGYTLDEVLHKHLCEIGPFEDVEACNLAFEKLRKEGYLRYDNLPLRARDGHLVQVEFVSNVYRVGDEKVIQCNIRDITDRKLAEAALWAREKEHWLLFEHLPVGVVVHAADSSIRLCNPEASLLLGFTPDQMLGRDADDPAWHFLREDGTPMPARELPVNRVATSGEVLKNFIMGLDSGESEDHWMLVNAYPLYGEEDQLRQVVVTYADISSLKRAEKRVRRQVEYLKALSEIDRAITSSFDMRISLSTLLTHLLAQLRVDAAGVLLFKPTSQTLEYAAGRGFHTTGYEQSKLRLGEGYAGVAALEREIVNVPDLNESGEDLFSKRELAEENFTSYFGVPLIAKGEVKGVLEIFHRTHLGRHEDWFEYLGALAEQAAIAIDNALMFDHLQRSNTELALAYDATIEGWSRALDMRDRETEGHSQRVTNITVELARGFGMTEAELVHVRWGALLHDIGKMGIPDGILLKPGKLTEEEWEVMKRHPILAYEMLAPIRYLRSALDIPYHHHERWDGSGYPFGLKGEQIPLAARIFSVVDAWDALRSDRPYRDTWPVKKVRAHLRSLAGIHFDPQVVRVFLSSKVLQAI comes from the coding sequence ATGAAGCGACCAGTACGTTCCACTCGCACTGGCAGGTCCTCCGGCAGGAGCCAGACGCCGGGCAGGGGGGGCAAGGAACACGAACAGCCGGCCTCTCCGGCGTTGAAACGGAGCGGCAAAGGACCCACGCCGGAGCAGGCCCTGGAGTGGTCGGAGCTCAGGTATCGCCGCCTGTTCGAGACGGCGCAGGACGGCATCCTGATTCTCGACCCCGACACGAGCACCATCACCGACGCCAATCCCTACCTGCTGGAGCTGTTGGGCTATACGCTCGACGAGGTCTTGCACAAGCACTTGTGCGAGATCGGCCCTTTCGAGGATGTCGAGGCATGCAACCTGGCCTTTGAAAAGCTCAGGAAAGAGGGTTACCTCCGCTACGACAACCTCCCCCTCAGGGCCAGGGACGGCCATCTGGTGCAGGTGGAGTTCGTCAGCAACGTCTATCGGGTGGGTGACGAAAAGGTCATCCAGTGCAACATCCGCGACATCACCGACCGGAAGCTGGCCGAGGCGGCCCTGTGGGCCCGCGAAAAGGAACACTGGCTGTTGTTCGAGCACCTTCCGGTGGGCGTGGTCGTGCATGCGGCCGATTCCAGCATCCGGCTGTGCAACCCCGAGGCTTCGCTGCTGCTGGGATTTACGCCGGACCAGATGCTGGGCAGAGACGCCGACGATCCTGCCTGGCATTTCCTGCGCGAAGACGGCACCCCAATGCCGGCTAGGGAACTGCCGGTCAACAGGGTGGCCACCAGCGGCGAGGTGCTGAAAAATTTTATCATGGGGCTGGACAGCGGCGAAAGTGAGGACCACTGGATGCTGGTGAACGCTTACCCGCTGTACGGAGAAGAAGACCAGTTGCGGCAGGTGGTGGTGACGTATGCCGATATCAGCAGTTTGAAAAGGGCTGAAAAAAGGGTCCGGCGCCAGGTGGAATATCTGAAGGCCTTGAGCGAGATCGACCGGGCCATCACCTCCAGCTTTGACATGCGTATCAGCCTTTCCACCCTGCTCACCCATCTGTTAGCCCAGCTGCGGGTGGATGCGGCCGGCGTGCTGCTGTTCAAACCCACCTCCCAGACCCTGGAGTACGCCGCAGGGCGCGGATTTCACACCACCGGCTATGAACAGTCCAAATTACGGCTGGGGGAGGGCTACGCCGGGGTGGCGGCACTGGAACGCGAAATCGTGAACGTGCCCGATCTGAACGAATCGGGGGAGGATCTCTTCAGCAAGCGCGAGCTGGCCGAAGAGAACTTCACCAGCTATTTCGGCGTGCCGCTGATAGCAAAAGGAGAGGTCAAGGGGGTGCTGGAAATTTTCCACCGTACTCACCTGGGGCGCCACGAGGACTGGTTCGAATACCTCGGTGCCCTGGCGGAACAGGCAGCCATTGCCATAGACAACGCCCTGATGTTCGACCACCTGCAGCGTTCCAACACCGAGCTTGCCCTGGCCTATGACGCCACCATCGAGGGGTGGTCGCGCGCCCTGGATATGCGCGATCGGGAAACCGAGGGGCATTCGCAGCGGGTGACCAATATCACCGTCGAATTGGCGCGCGGTTTCGGAATGACCGAGGCCGAGCTGGTGCATGTCCGCTGGGGCGCTCTTTTACACGATATCGGCAAGATGGGCATTCCTGATGGAATCCTGCTCAAGCCCGGCAAATTGACCGAGGAGGAGTGGGAAGTGATGAAACGCCATCCCATATTGGCCTACGAGATGCTGGCTCCGATCCGCTACCTTCGATCGGCGCTGGACATCCCCTATCACCATCACGAACGGTGGGACGGGAGCGGCTATCCCTTTGGCCTCAAGGGGGAGCAGATCCCGCTGGCCGCCCGCATCTTTTCGGTGGTGGATGCCTGGGACGCCCTCCGGTCCGACCGTCCCTACCGGGATACCTGGCCGGTCAAAAAGGTCAGGGCGCATCTCCGTTCGCTGGCGGGTATCCATTTCGATCCACAGGTCGTACGGGTATTCCTGTCGTCAAAGGTGCTCCAGGCGATATAG